A genomic stretch from Coffea arabica cultivar ET-39 chromosome 10c, Coffea Arabica ET-39 HiFi, whole genome shotgun sequence includes:
- the LOC140015844 gene encoding wall-associated receptor kinase 2-like, whose product MVSLKPAITPAASYPPLRIAKHGCSDTCGNITIPYPFGMTEDCYLESNFSVTCNHSYNPPKLFLQDSNVNVTKISLEGQLNILKFVARKCPDHPESDDEPSFRFPEFTINSTVNKFTAVGCDTYGFLQSFHSVKGTTVDQTIGCITMCFNPSAVVNGSSSGRGCCQTSIPQGMTNFELKAESYYNHRYVKEFSPCSFAFVVEEGKFNFTFDNLTNLRGVDKLPVVLDWGIGDETQTCETARKDSSTYACQHNTYCVNGSGNYKGYRCFCNEGYEGNPYLPNIGCRDIDECQKEETNDCKFGELCINVEGGYNCSCPKGYLKKDDGRGSGSCIPKPKKSYQALVAGTFAGVGVLFLMIATYTLYKVVKKRRNKKRQEKFFKRNGGLLLQHQLSADEGGVEKTMLFSAKELNKASDGFNENRILGQGGQGTVYKGMLTDGRIVAIKKSKKVDENQLGQFINEVVLLSQINHRNVVKLLGCCLETEVPLLVYEFIPNGTLFTLIHNGNNEELPLTWNLRLRIAIEVAGALAYLHSAVSIPIYHRDIKSSNILLDEKYIAKVSDFGTSRSVTIDKTHLTTVVKGTFGYLDPEYFQSSQFTEKSDVYSFGVVLAELLTRQKPISSAATDEDCNLSLATRFLISMEQDSLRNILDPELINQGNEQEITAVAKLAQRCLNLNGKKRPTMKEVAIGLESMKLSSVQSTTPENFQSPSHNEGESVVFSDNNYTWTTEGDSSRSVSDVDPLMNKH is encoded by the exons ATGGTGTCCTTAAAGCCAGCTATCACCCCGGCGGCATCATACCCTCCTTTACGCATAGCGAAGCATGGCTGCAGTGATACCTGCGGAAATATAACGATCCCGTACCCATTTGGCATGACAGAAGATTGTTATCTGGAGTCCAACTTTTCAGTCACTTGTAACCATTCTTATAATCCTCCCAAATTATTTCTACAAGACTCAAACGTTAACGTCACAAAAATATCCCTTGAAGGTCAATTGAACATTCTCAAGTTTGTAGCTCGCAAATGTCCTGATCATCCGGAATCTGATGATGAACCCTCTTTCCGATTTCCCGAATTCACAATCAATAGTACCGTTAACAAATTCACAGCAGTTGGCTGCGACACCTATGGTTTTCTCCAAAGCTTCCACTCTGTCAAGGGGACTACTGTAGATCAAACTATCGGGTGCATCACCATGTGTTTCAACCCGTCTGCCGTGGTTAATGGTTCCTCGTCCGGCCGTGGATGCTGCCAGACATCAATCCCGCAAGGAATGACAAATTTCGAGTTGAAAGCGGAAAGTTATTACAATCATAGATATGTTAAAGAGTTCAGTCCTTGTAGCTTTGCCTTTGTGGTTGAAGAAGGTAAGTTCAACTTTACTTTCGACAACCTTACCAATTTACGGGGGGTAGACAAACTTCCTGTGGTACTTGATTGGGGGATTGGAGATGAAACCCAGACGTGTGAAACAGCAAGAAAGGACTCGTCTACTTATGCTTGTCAGCATAATACCTATTGCGTAAATGGATCAGGCAATTACAAGGGATAccgttgtttctgcaatgagggTTATGAAGGTAATCCTTACTTGCCAAATATTGGTTGCCGAG ATATTGATGAATGTCAAAAAGAAGAGACCAATGATTGCAAATTCGGAGAACTTTGCATAAACGTCGAAGGAGGCTACAATTGCTCTTGCCCGAAGGGGTACCTTAAGAAAGATGATGGAAGAGGGAGTGGAAGTTGCATCCCTAAACCTAAGAAAAGTTATCAAGCACTTGTGGCAG GTACTTTTGCGGGTGTTGGCGTACTATTTCTCATGATAGCTACTTATACCTTGTACAAAGTAGTGAAAAAGAGACGCAACAAAAAGCGCCAAGAGAAATTTTTTAAACGAAATGGAGGTCTTTTGTTGCAACACCAGTTATCTGCTGATGAAGGTGGGGTTGAGAAAACAATGCTATTCTCTGCTAAAGAATTGAACAAGGCCAGTGATGGATTCAATGAAAATCGCATACTAGGTCAAGGAGGTCAAGGTACAGTTTACAAAGGGATGCTAACGGATGGCAGAATTGTAGCAATCAAGAAGTCAAAAAAGGTTGATGAAAACCAATTGGGGCAATTCATCAACGAGGTTGTCTTGCTTTCACAAATCAATCATAGGAATGTGGTAAAGCTTCTAGGTTGTTGTCTGGAGACAGAAGTCCCACTACTAGTTTATGAATTTATCCCTAATGGAACCCTCTTTACCCTCATACATAATGGAAATAATGAGGAGCTTCCCTTGACTTGGAATTTGAGACTAAGAATAGCCATCGAGGTAGCAGGAGCATTGGCGTATCTACACTCAGCAGTTTCAATTCCAATCTACCACAGAGATATCAAATCCAGCAATATacttttggatgaaaaatacaTAGCAAAAGTATCAGACTTTGGAACTTCAAGGTCTGTGACAATTGACAAAACTCACTTAACTACTGTAGTTAAAGGGACTTTTGGCTATTTGGATCCAGAATATTTCCAGTCAAGCCAATTTACAGAGAAAAGTGATGTTTACAGCTTTGGGGTGGTCCTTGCTGAGCTTTTGACAAGACAAAAGCCAATATCCTCAGCAGCAACAGATGAAGATTGTAACTTGAGTTTGGCAACAAGGTTCCTGATATCCATGGAACAGGATTCTCTCAGAAATATTCTTGATCCTGAGCTCATAAATCAAGGGAATGAACAGGAGATCACAGCAGTTGCTAAACTTGCACAACGATGCTTAAACTTAAATGGGAAGAAAAGGCCAACTATGAAGGAAGTTGCCATTGGATTGGAAAGCATGAAACTATCATCAGTGCAGTCAACTACTccagaaaattttcaaagtCCAAGCCACAATGAGGGAGAATCTGTCGTGTTTTCTGATAACAATTATACATGGACAACTGAAGGTGATAGCTCTAGATCTGTTTCGGATGTCGATCCACTTATGAATAAGCACTAG
- the LOC140015639 gene encoding wall-associated receptor kinase 5-like, producing the protein MGFNRLILPMLLHLVIALMLSSASTLTSPTFSIAMPGCQDHCGNVSIPFPFGITEGCYLNEQFFINCTNSSTSVPQPVLHNSTINVTEISLEGQVHLMQDIASDCYNKNGSLLNKKSPWIELSDRFTFSSTANKFIAVGCDAVAIVYGFGQNRSYTTGCVSFCDYKEDVIDGSCSGIGCCQTDIPPGAWNINVSLASVNNHTKVWGFNPCSYAFVVEEKAFNFSADSLTNLSDDLSLPVVADWTIEEVSCDVAQRNTTSYACSGKNSHCYEPFKGLGYRCSCNQGYEGNPYLPDGCQDINECQDPTLYNCTKNSVCHNTLGNYTCPCLKGYHGDGRGGDGCISDRSHHLLIFQSNLSTGVGIGTAILLFCCFYLCLELRKRRENRLKEEFFRKNGGLMLQQRLAQEGRNTNVARIFTLEELRKATNNFEETRIIGRGGYGTVFKGILVDHNSCTVAIKRSREVNENQLDQFINEVIMLSQVNSRNVVKLLGCCLETEVPLLVYEFIDNGTLSEHLSSTTKSHHLSWNIRLRIASEIAGVLSYLHSVASPPIIHRDIKSANILLDQNYTAKVTDFGISKLAPLDENQVSTMVQGTFGYLDPEYMLTGLLTEKSDVYSFGVVLIELLTSKKALSLDRVEEEKFLANYFISSLKSGHLIQVLDRNIMCDVSIELLKEVAMIVKSCLSVKGEDRPSMKNIARELEVLEIRAKQSPIQVSKIDFTDTEASLLGMQSTNAHVDGGDSNCIHTESHSIMEHMMVPIAGGR; encoded by the exons ATGGGCTTCAATCGTTTGATTTTACCGATGCTCTTGCATTTGGTAATTGCCTTGATGCTGTCTTCCGCTTCAACTTTGACATCCCCAACATTTTCTATAGCGATGCCCGGCTGCCAAGATCATTGTGGAAATGTAAGCATTCCATTTCCATTCGGTATTACAGAAGGTTGTTACCTTAACGAACAATTCTTTATCAACTGCACCAACTCTTCAACCTCTGTCCCTCAACCAGTTCTGCATAACAGTACAATCAATGTCACAGAAATATCTCTGGAAGGTCAGGTGCACCTTATGCAGGATATAGCATCTGATTGCTATAATAAAAACGGAAGTTTATTGAACAAGAAGTCACCATGGATAGAATTATCCGACCGTTTTACCTTCAGCAGTACAGCTAATAAATTTATTGCCGTTGGCTGTGATGCCGTGGCTATAGTTTATGGTTTTGGTCAAAACCGGAGCTACACAACTGGATGTGTCTCTTTCTGTGATTATAAGGAAGATGTAATTGATGGCTCTTGTTCCGGCATCGGTTGCTGCCAGACAGATATCCCACCAGGGGCATGGAATATTAATGTGAGCTTGGCCAGTGTTAATAACCACACCAAGGTGTGGGGTTTCAATCCTTGCAGCTACGCTTTTGTGGTCGAAGAGAAGGCTTTCAATTTTTCTGCAGATAGCCTCACCAACTTAAGCGATGATTTAAGTCTTCCCGTCGTGGCCGATTGGACCATTGAGGAGGTGTCATGTGACGTTGCCCAAAGAAACACGACCTCTTATGCATGCTCTGGTAAAAACAGTCACTGTTACGAACCTTTCAAGGGGTTGGGATACCGTTGTTCTTGCAATCAAGGATACGAAGGCAACCCATATCTTCCTGATGGTTGCCAAG ATATTAATGAATGCCAAGATCCAACTCTTTACAATTGTACGAAGAATAGTGTTTGTCACAACACATTGGGCAACTACACATGTCCTTGTCTCAAAGGGTATCATGGTGATGGGAGAGGTGGAGATGGCTGCA TATCCGATAGATCTCATCATTTGCTAatttttcagtcaaatttgtcAACAGGTGTTGGCATAGGCACAGCAATTCTACTTTTCTGCTGCTTTTATTTGTGTTTGGAATTgaggaaaagaagggaaaacagATTGAAGGAGGAGTTTTTCCGgaaaaatggtggattaatgCTACAGCAACGACtggctcaagaaggaagaaacacaAATGTTGCTAGAATTTTCACTCTTGAAGAACTACGAAAGGCAACCAATAATTTCGAGGAAACTCGAATTATTGGTCGTGGAGGATACGGCACAGTTTTCAAAGGAATCTTAGTAGACCATAATTCTTGTACTGTTGCCATTAAGAGGTCCAGAGAAGTTAACGAAAATCAACTTGATCAATTTATTAATGAGGTGATTATGCTTTCCCAAGTTAATAGTAGAAATGTCGTTAAACTTCTAGGATGTTGCTTAGAGACGGAAGTGCCATTACTTGTTTATGAGTTCATCGACAATGGTACTCTCTCCGAGCATTTAAGCAGCACAACAAAATCACATCATCTTTCTTGGAATATCCGATTAAGAATAGCATCAGAAATTGCCGGAGTTCTCTCATATTTGCACTCAGTAGCTTCACCACCGATTATCCATAGAGATATCAAATCGGCAAACATACTTCTAGATCAAAACTACACTGCAAAAGTCACAGACTTTGGAATATCAAAATTGGCTCCTTTAGATGAAAATCAAGTATCTACAATGGTGCAAGGAACATTTGGCTACTTGGACCCCGAGTACATGCTAACAGGTTTGTTGACAGAGAAAAGTGATGTTTACAGCTTTGGGGTAGTTCTTATAGAGCTACTGACAAGTAAGAAGGCATTATCATTGGATAGAGTGGAGGAAGAGAAGTTTCTTGCGAATTATTTCATTTCTTCACTGAAAAGTGGTCACTTGATCCAGGTTCTTGATCGCAACATTATGTGCGATGTAAGTATTGAGCTTTTGAAAGAAGTTGCAATGATTGTTAAATCTTGCTTGAGTGTAAAAGGTGAAGATAGACCGTCTATGAAGAATATAGCAAGAGAACTTGAGGTATTGGAAATAAGAGCAAAGCAATCTCCAATTCAAGTTTCTAAGATTGATTTCACCGACACTGAGGCCTCCTTGCTTGGTATGCAATCAACAAATGCACATGTCGACGGTGGTGATTCTAACTGCATACATACTGAGAGTCATAGCATAATGGAGCATATGATGGTACCAATTGCTGGTGGGAGATGA